The following proteins are encoded in a genomic region of Fibrobacter succinogenes:
- a CDS encoding LysE family translocator — MLEFFIAALVIGIAPGPDNLFVLAQSATYGARLGFCIILGLCTGIALQICLLVAGVSALIAASPTAFFVIQCLGAAYLLYLAYKSFGVKVGTVEIEGDATESNNIPSARKLYFRGVIMNMTNPKVILFILSLIPPAVRLDRPIHPSLQMAIFGAEFIVATMIVFGSIALLAGTVKKYLLTSPKANRNLNWFSGCVFVLLAIALFVI, encoded by the coding sequence ATGCTTGAATTCTTTATCGCTGCTCTTGTAATCGGTATCGCTCCGGGACCTGATAATTTATTTGTGCTTGCGCAAAGCGCTACGTATGGGGCGCGCCTTGGTTTTTGCATTATTTTAGGGCTTTGTACTGGAATTGCTTTGCAAATTTGCCTTTTGGTGGCTGGCGTTTCGGCGCTGATTGCCGCAAGCCCGACTGCTTTTTTCGTGATCCAGTGCCTTGGTGCTGCGTATTTGTTGTACCTCGCGTACAAGAGTTTTGGCGTGAAAGTCGGAACCGTGGAGATCGAGGGCGATGCGACAGAATCCAACAACATTCCGTCTGCTCGCAAGCTTTACTTCCGTGGGGTCATCATGAACATGACGAACCCGAAGGTGATTCTCTTTATTCTTTCGCTTATTCCGCCTGCGGTGCGTTTGGATCGCCCAATCCATCCGAGTCTGCAAATGGCCATCTTTGGTGCCGAATTTATCGTGGCGACGATGATTGTTTTCGGAAGTATTGCTCTTTTGGCAGGAACGGTCAAAAAGTACCTTTTGACTTCTCCCAAGGCAAACCGCAACCTCAACTGGTTCAGCGGCTGCGTGTTTGTGC
- a CDS encoding UTP--glucose-1-phosphate uridylyltransferase, with amino-acid sequence MNIIETLNAAGQQELAQHLETLTGEARANLERDILSQDWQELKALHAEKSAANLSDNVSADLTPMPWKLATDDLRYDFWKETGEILLSKGKVAAFLVAGGQGSRLGFDGPKGMFDIGLPSHKSLFQLQAERLRNLGARVGHAIPWCIMTSPLNHEATVNFFAENNFFGLNREDIRFFQQGTICALTADGKAVRDGEDHLALVPDGNGGCFRALAQSGTLAWLVERGVQYVFLYSVDNALCRICDPAFIGALAEKGTILSASKVVHKAGPNEKVGIFAFQNKKPGVVEYSDLPENFRDMTNADGSLTFDGGNIAIHLFKISGLRKLQTSKLPWHTARKTVCGIEKCFKFEQFLFDAFPQLGSMLPFGVVREEEFSPVKNAEGNDSPKTARTMIGKLHREWLRKAHVKIDEKKLYEISPTISYAGEGLKQSVFDRELGRNILEFEED; translated from the coding sequence ATGAATATCATCGAAACTTTGAACGCCGCAGGCCAGCAGGAATTGGCCCAACATTTGGAAACTTTGACGGGCGAAGCCCGCGCAAATTTGGAACGCGATATTTTAAGCCAGGATTGGCAAGAACTCAAGGCTTTGCATGCCGAAAAATCAGCCGCAAATTTGAGTGACAACGTTTCTGCGGACCTCACCCCGATGCCGTGGAAACTCGCTACCGACGACCTCCGTTACGATTTTTGGAAAGAGACCGGCGAGATTCTTTTAAGCAAGGGTAAAGTTGCCGCATTCCTCGTTGCAGGTGGTCAAGGTTCGCGCCTCGGTTTCGATGGTCCCAAAGGCATGTTCGACATCGGCCTTCCGAGCCACAAGAGTTTGTTCCAGTTGCAGGCGGAACGTTTGCGCAACTTGGGCGCCCGTGTGGGCCACGCCATTCCGTGGTGCATCATGACGAGCCCGCTCAATCACGAAGCGACCGTCAACTTTTTTGCAGAAAACAACTTCTTTGGTTTAAACCGCGAAGACATCCGATTCTTCCAGCAGGGAACGATTTGCGCCCTCACCGCTGACGGCAAGGCAGTCCGCGACGGCGAAGATCATTTGGCTCTCGTGCCCGATGGAAACGGCGGTTGCTTCCGCGCACTCGCCCAAAGCGGCACGCTCGCCTGGCTTGTAGAACGCGGCGTACAATACGTGTTCCTCTATAGCGTCGATAACGCTCTTTGCCGCATTTGCGACCCGGCATTCATTGGCGCCCTCGCCGAAAAAGGCACGATTCTCAGCGCCTCGAAGGTCGTGCACAAAGCAGGCCCGAACGAAAAAGTCGGCATTTTCGCCTTCCAGAACAAAAAGCCGGGCGTTGTCGAATACAGCGACCTTCCGGAAAACTTCCGTGACATGACGAACGCCGATGGCAGCCTCACGTTCGACGGTGGCAACATCGCGATTCACTTGTTCAAAATTAGCGGACTTCGCAAGTTGCAGACAAGCAAGCTCCCGTGGCACACCGCACGCAAAACCGTTTGCGGCATCGAAAAGTGCTTCAAGTTCGAACAATTCCTCTTTGACGCATTCCCGCAGTTGGGTTCCATGCTCCCGTTCGGCGTTGTGCGCGAAGAAGAATTCAGCCCGGTCAAGAATGCCGAAGGCAATGATTCTCCGAAGACCGCACGCACCATGATTGGCAAGCTCCACCGCGAATGGCTCCGCAAGGCACACGTGAAGATTGACGAGAAGAAGTTGTACGAAATCTCGCCGACAATCAGCTACGCTGGCGAAGGCCTCAAGCAGAGCGTTTTTGACCGCGAACTCGGCAGAAACATTCTGGAATTTGAAGAGGATTAG
- a CDS encoding phospho-N-acetylmuramoyl-pentapeptide-transferase, with product MFRAGAAAMLSIILVLFFMPKYIRFLQRLDATSDFDKDGKTKSPPIMGGLLLVIVVEVVSLLVCQMNGYTISTLVILALFSAVGATDDMAKVRAKRLINQGKLKAAEYMDKADGISSTLRLILYFLFSFVVAVFCYKFIPELKGDLTIPFCPIDVFQIHLPNWIFVAFMTFVIAASANGTNFTDGLDSLVSVPILTSMFFVGLVAYVSGNFIFSQYLSVPYLPGCDELFPLATSIAGALLAYLWFNSPPAEIYMGDAGSVGFGATIGIMFILVQAGLFLPIVCIIIIAEACSVLMQITWFKITKKTTGTGKRIFLCAPLHHHYQKKWDGRFPSKPLMNSKIVWRMHLVSIFALIFSMVVFFGIR from the coding sequence TTGTTCCGTGCGGGTGCCGCCGCCATGCTTTCCATCATCTTGGTGCTATTCTTTATGCCCAAGTACATCCGTTTTTTGCAGAGATTGGACGCCACCAGCGACTTTGACAAAGACGGCAAGACAAAATCACCACCTATCATGGGCGGTCTCCTTCTCGTTATCGTTGTTGAAGTAGTTTCATTGCTCGTATGCCAAATGAACGGCTACACCATCTCGACACTCGTCATTCTAGCGCTGTTCAGCGCCGTGGGCGCTACCGACGACATGGCCAAAGTCCGCGCCAAGCGCCTTATCAACCAAGGAAAGCTCAAAGCCGCCGAATACATGGACAAGGCCGACGGCATTTCCAGCACCCTTCGACTGATCCTCTACTTTTTATTCAGTTTTGTCGTTGCCGTTTTCTGCTACAAGTTCATCCCCGAACTCAAGGGCGACCTCACCATTCCGTTCTGCCCGATCGATGTGTTCCAAATCCACCTCCCCAACTGGATTTTCGTGGCATTCATGACATTCGTTATCGCAGCATCTGCAAATGGAACGAACTTCACGGACGGTCTCGACAGTCTTGTTTCTGTGCCGATTCTTACCAGCATGTTCTTCGTTGGACTTGTAGCCTACGTGAGCGGAAACTTTATCTTTAGCCAGTACCTGAGCGTACCGTACCTCCCCGGCTGCGACGAACTTTTCCCGCTGGCGACCTCCATTGCAGGCGCGCTGCTCGCTTATCTGTGGTTCAACAGCCCTCCGGCCGAAATTTACATGGGTGACGCCGGCTCCGTCGGCTTTGGCGCTACTATCGGCATTATGTTCATTCTCGTGCAAGCAGGGCTTTTCCTCCCCATCGTTTGCATCATCATCATCGCCGAAGCATGCTCCGTGCTCATGCAAATTACTTGGTTCAAAATCACGAAAAAGACGACCGGCACCGGCAAGCGCATTTTCCTTTGCGCCCCGCTCCACCACCATTACCAAAAGAAATGGGATGGACGCTTCCCGAGCAAGCCGCTCATGAACTCCAAAATCGTGTGGCGCATGCACTTGGTGAGCATCTTCGCCCTCATCTTCAGCATGGTCGTGTTCTTTGGAATTAGGTAG